A genomic stretch from Desulfatiglans sp. includes:
- a CDS encoding iron-containing alcohol dehydrogenase, with product MFNKNIYEFPILYTNPIPKVALGWGAYETIADECRANRIKKALIVTSGLKGTGIIDEIKGVLKHGGIAFDVFDGITSNPKDHEIMKGYRVFKDAGCDGIIAVGGGSSIDAGKCIRVIDANGGKDVTNFAAKLNPPWMETLAKLNPCVIPQISVPTTSGTGAEVTSWAAISNTKELAKVLIGAPNIQTTVAVIDPLFMRLMPKKLAAWTGFDAMSHGYEAFLTKIQSPYSYGILIRAIELIYKNIRDFTHNRMDRDACEKMCWASTMGGIAIGFGAGAGIVHGLGHQLSAVTDCHHGHANGALVLAAERYNQPAATDKFAAMTQAMGIDTTGMTQLEMADRWFDEMEQLLHDIEIQPGYLKEQFGFKEDDIDHIYKVYANDFCSQGNPKELIETEVKDLLKSLLDSPY from the coding sequence ATGTTTAATAAAAATATTTATGAGTTTCCTATTCTTTACACTAATCCCATACCAAAGGTTGCCCTGGGATGGGGGGCTTATGAAACCATAGCAGATGAATGCAGGGCCAACCGCATTAAAAAGGCCCTGATAGTCACATCCGGTCTTAAAGGTACAGGTATTATTGATGAGATAAAAGGGGTTTTAAAACACGGCGGAATCGCTTTTGATGTTTTTGACGGCATAACCTCTAATCCAAAAGATCATGAGATAATGAAGGGCTACAGGGTATTCAAGGATGCGGGATGCGACGGTATTATTGCTGTGGGCGGAGGCAGTTCCATCGATGCGGGGAAGTGCATCAGGGTAATTGATGCTAACGGCGGAAAGGATGTAACTAATTTTGCTGCAAAGCTTAACCCTCCCTGGATGGAGACTCTTGCAAAACTGAACCCCTGCGTTATCCCCCAGATATCTGTGCCAACCACATCCGGCACAGGAGCTGAGGTAACATCATGGGCTGCAATAAGCAATACAAAAGAGCTGGCCAAGGTACTTATAGGAGCACCCAATATACAGACAACAGTAGCGGTTATTGATCCCCTGTTTATGAGGCTCATGCCCAAAAAGCTTGCTGCCTGGACAGGCTTTGATGCCATGTCACACGGCTACGAGGCATTTTTAACTAAGATTCAAAGCCCCTATTCATACGGCATTCTCATCAGGGCGATTGAACTAATATATAAAAACATAAGGGATTTCACCCATAACCGGATGGACAGGGATGCCTGTGAAAAGATGTGCTGGGCAAGCACTATGGGCGGGATAGCTATAGGCTTCGGGGCAGGGGCAGGCATTGTTCACGGCCTGGGGCACCAGTTAAGCGCTGTAACTGACTGTCATCACGGGCATGCCAATGGCGCGCTGGTTCTGGCTGCTGAAAGGTATAATCAGCCTGCTGCTACAGATAAATTTGCAGCCATGACCCAGGCAATGGGTATTGATACAACCGGCATGACACAGCTTGAAATGGCAGACCGCTGGTTTGACGAGATGGAACAGCTCCTCCATGATATTGAGATACAGCCAGGTTATCTGAAAGAGCAGTTTGGCTTTAAGGAGGATGACATTGACCATATTTATAAGGTGTATGCCAATGACTTCTGCAGCCAGGGTAACCCAAAGGAGTTGATTGAAAC
- a CDS encoding flavodoxin family protein: MRVMAINGSPRKEWNTGILLNKALEGAKSKGAETEIIHLYDYNFKGCTSCFACKIRGGKSYGTCGFRDEMTPVYEKIKNVDVLILGSPIYFGDVTGELRSFIERLLFPYLVYTFPPKTLFPKKIGIGLIYTMNCPENFASQVGYDRLFSGNEQVMNMILGKAESLMSYETYQFADYSKVVADGIDEAPRKKRREEIFPIDCENAFKLGVKLVEEQQRIAQAIY; encoded by the coding sequence ATGAGGGTAATGGCTATTAATGGGAGTCCGAGAAAGGAGTGGAATACAGGCATACTGTTAAATAAGGCCCTTGAAGGCGCAAAATCAAAAGGGGCTGAAACAGAGATCATTCACCTTTATGACTATAATTTCAAGGGGTGCACAAGCTGCTTTGCCTGTAAAATACGGGGCGGAAAGAGTTACGGCACATGTGGATTCAGGGATGAGATGACCCCTGTGTATGAAAAGATTAAAAATGTTGATGTGCTCATCCTAGGTTCTCCCATATATTTTGGCGATGTCACCGGTGAATTGAGGTCATTTATTGAACGGCTGCTTTTCCCCTATCTTGTTTATACATTCCCGCCAAAGACCCTTTTCCCCAAAAAAATAGGGATTGGGCTTATATACACCATGAACTGCCCTGAAAATTTTGCCTCTCAAGTGGGTTATGACAGGTTGTTCAGTGGAAATGAGCAGGTCATGAACATGATACTTGGAAAGGCAGAATCACTTATGAGCTATGAGACATATCAGTTTGCAGATTATTCAAAGGTAGTTGCTGATGGTATTGATGAGGCACCAAGGAAAAAAAGGCGTGAAGAGATATTTCCGATTGACTGTGAAAATGCATTCAAACTGGGCGTAAAGCTGGTCGAAGAGCAGCAGAGGATTGCACAGGCCATATATTGA
- the asnB gene encoding asparagine synthase (glutamine-hydrolyzing) produces MCGISGIISYNLSQDEIHLRLEQMGALQAHRGPDDKREAVYTFRSGFIGFGFRRLSILDLETGMQPIVSQQDQSAIICNGQVYNYLELKATAPEMGYSTKGDIEVALNMYRKHGLDFLNMLNGMYAGAIYDHINKKIILFRDRFGIKPLYYTEWENNFFFSSEIKSLLKGNMRPTQINRDRIETFFKYRYVPGTDTMFDGIKKLPPGSYLEYNLDSKKYEIKRYWDYKLDRIIPDMKLEEASEEFIRLFRDAVRIRMRSDVEVGTLLSGGIDSSAVSSEATVTKPDIRLFSISFNEDKYNELPLIEEFIKKNGNRFRLTRQHTGLCGSEMLKELPEIIKSIEEPISLGTILPTDQVCRMAGERVKVVLTGEGADEIFGGYRKFLLETAASVYHGLSIPEQKVIEEIYPELKSYMKIRSNNPVERYIQSESLFTGDELKELTGKDRLNDQFPIDATPYLSGNEHPLNAAIAMETRARLPDYVILRLDKLSMRHSLEARTPFLDYRLAEFAATLPVDFKVNPANNREKYICGNSFAMYSILDKETAFRKKQPFTIPMADWLSEPSRLPECIKEVMFGDMVKKQGIINPDILKRHISLLSKEDVGPNTLVSEADRIYAVIIFTLWYDLFFS; encoded by the coding sequence ATGTGCGGAATAAGCGGAATAATCTCATACAATCTTTCTCAAGATGAAATACACCTCAGGCTTGAACAAATGGGGGCTCTTCAGGCCCATCGCGGCCCGGATGACAAAAGAGAGGCAGTCTATACCTTCAGGTCAGGTTTTATCGGATTTGGTTTCAGGCGGCTTTCCATCCTTGACCTAGAAACAGGCATGCAGCCTATCGTGTCACAGCAGGATCAATCTGCCATCATATGTAATGGCCAGGTCTATAATTATCTTGAACTAAAGGCCACTGCCCCTGAAATGGGTTATTCAACAAAAGGGGATATTGAGGTCGCCCTTAACATGTACAGAAAGCATGGCCTGGATTTTCTGAACATGCTGAACGGTATGTATGCCGGTGCGATATATGACCATATTAATAAAAAAATTATACTCTTCAGGGACAGGTTTGGTATTAAACCACTGTACTATACTGAATGGGAGAACAACTTCTTTTTTTCATCAGAGATAAAGTCTCTCTTAAAAGGGAACATGAGGCCGACACAGATCAACCGGGACCGAATAGAGACATTCTTTAAGTACCGTTATGTACCGGGTACAGATACCATGTTTGATGGTATAAAAAAACTTCCGCCTGGCTCTTACCTTGAGTACAACCTGGATAGTAAAAAATATGAAATAAAAAGATACTGGGATTATAAACTTGACCGGATCATACCTGATATGAAGCTAGAGGAGGCATCAGAAGAGTTCATAAGGCTTTTCAGGGATGCGGTCAGGATAAGGATGAGGTCGGATGTAGAGGTAGGCACGCTCTTAAGCGGGGGCATAGACTCCTCTGCTGTTTCATCAGAGGCAACAGTAACAAAACCAGACATCAGGCTCTTTTCCATCTCCTTTAATGAAGACAAGTATAATGAACTTCCGCTTATAGAGGAGTTTATCAAAAAGAATGGCAACAGGTTTAGATTAACAAGGCAGCATACCGGGCTGTGCGGATCAGAGATGCTTAAAGAGCTGCCTGAAATTATAAAATCCATTGAAGAGCCCATATCATTAGGCACAATCCTTCCAACAGACCAGGTATGCAGGATGGCGGGTGAAAGGGTGAAGGTTGTATTAACAGGAGAAGGGGCTGATGAGATATTTGGCGGGTACCGTAAATTTCTTTTAGAAACGGCTGCAAGCGTGTATCACGGCCTTTCTATTCCAGAGCAGAAAGTGATTGAAGAGATTTACCCTGAATTAAAATCATACATGAAAATAAGGAGTAACAATCCGGTTGAGAGATATATTCAGAGTGAATCACTTTTTACAGGTGATGAACTGAAGGAGCTGACCGGTAAGGATAGATTGAATGATCAATTTCCTATAGATGCCACACCATATTTAAGCGGTAACGAACACCCCCTTAATGCGGCTATAGCAATGGAAACCAGGGCAAGACTCCCAGACTATGTGATATTAAGGCTTGATAAACTCTCCATGAGGCATTCACTTGAGGCACGTACCCCGTTTCTTGATTACAGGCTTGCAGAGTTTGCTGCTACCCTGCCGGTTGACTTCAAGGTGAATCCTGCAAATAATCGTGAAAAATATATTTGCGGTAATTCATTTGCAATGTATTCTATCCTGGATAAGGAAACCGCCTTCAGGAAAAAACAGCCCTTTACCATACCAATGGCTGACTGGCTTTCAGAACCTTCAAGACTGCCTGAATGCATTAAAGAGGTGATGTTCGGGGATATGGTTAAAAAACAGGGCATTATCAACCCTGATATCCTGAAAAGACACATCAGCCTATTATCAAAGGAGGATGTAGGACCCAATACACTGGTTTCAGAGGCAGACAGGATTTATGCGGTTATTATATTCACCTTATGGTATGACCTTTTCTTTTCATAA
- the grxC gene encoding glutaredoxin 3, producing the protein MKKVTIYTTQSCPYCIRAKKLLEDKGVKYYELRIDLNPELAIEAVTKSGGRRTVPQIFIGDYHVGGSDELHALEKENKLNDLLVE; encoded by the coding sequence ATGAAAAAGGTAACAATATATACAACCCAAAGCTGCCCCTACTGCATCAGGGCAAAAAAGCTTCTTGAAGATAAAGGGGTTAAATATTACGAATTAAGGATTGACCTTAACCCTGAACTCGCAATAGAGGCAGTAACAAAGAGCGGAGGAAGACGCACAGTACCGCAGATATTTATCGGGGATTATCATGTGGGAGGGTCTGATGAACTGCATGCTCTGGAAAAAGAAAATAAACTGAATGACCTGTTAGTCGAGTAG
- a CDS encoding CoA-binding protein: MINPDKSFIDSINPSPEKIRQVLDKTKKIAVVGLSPKEERPSNMVARYLVKHGYSITPVNPGQKEVLGEKCFSSLMDIPYDVDMADLFISNERIPDAVDQAIKKGIKVIWMQLGVFHREACEKALEAGVTLVVDRCIKIEHERLSNPFVTKT; this comes from the coding sequence ATGATCAACCCTGATAAATCTTTTATTGACAGCATTAATCCTTCACCAGAAAAAATCAGGCAGGTACTTGATAAAACAAAGAAGATAGCTGTTGTTGGTCTCTCACCAAAGGAGGAGAGGCCATCCAACATGGTCGCCAGATACCTTGTTAAACACGGATACAGTATCACCCCTGTTAATCCGGGCCAGAAAGAGGTACTTGGCGAAAAATGTTTTAGTTCACTGATGGATATACCTTATGATGTTGATATGGCGGATCTTTTTATAAGTAACGAAAGAATACCTGATGCTGTTGACCAGGCTATTAAAAAAGGCATAAAGGTGATCTGGATGCAGCTTGGCGTATTTCATCGTGAGGCGTGTGAAAAGGCATTAGAAGCCGGGGTGACTCTGGTTGTTGACAGGTGTATAAAGATCGAGCATGAAAGATTAAGTAACCCTTTTGTTACAAAAACGTAA
- a CDS encoding twin-arginine translocase TatA/TatE family subunit — MFGLGVPELIVIAVIIFVLFGAKRIPDIGKGLGGAIREFRNIKKEIISSPSKETPEKKEEENAPDTIEEGIKKQVINHVPGVKKAMEISEKVKKVNEIIK, encoded by the coding sequence ATGTTTGGACTAGGAGTGCCAGAGCTAATAGTTATTGCTGTTATAATATTTGTCTTATTCGGCGCAAAGAGGATCCCTGACATAGGGAAGGGGCTGGGCGGCGCAATACGTGAATTCAGGAATATCAAAAAAGAGATAATCAGCTCTCCATCAAAAGAGACCCCTGAAAAAAAGGAAGAAGAAAATGCCCCTGATACGATTGAGGAGGGCATTAAAAAACAGGTTATAAATCATGTGCCCGGGGTGAAAAAGGCCATGGAGATATCTGAAAAGGTAAAAAAGGTAAACGAGATAATAAAATGA
- a CDS encoding phosphoribosylformylglycinamidine cyclo-ligase yields MTSKKKKDKYSEAGVDIDAGNNFVKLIKPIVSRTFKPNVITDIGGFSGFYSMPVQDMKNPVLVASTDGVGTKLKVAFMMDKHDTVGIDLVAMCVNDIIVQGATPLFLLDYIAMGKLDVNRCVEIVKGISAGCIEANCSLIGGETAEMPGFYSEGEYDLAGFVTGIVDNDQLLDGSEIAFGHQLIGISSSGLHSNGYSLARKIFFDQLKMKVTDYVDEFGKTLGEELLTPTRIYVKTLSNISKGFRIYGIAHITGGGLTDNLPRIVPAQCKLVIKTSSWTPHPVFQYMQKAGEISDEDMLRTFNNGLGLIIVVSEDELSDALERFKSVGETAYHIGSVEARGKDDQPVEYVK; encoded by the coding sequence ATGACATCAAAGAAGAAAAAAGATAAATATTCAGAGGCAGGCGTTGACATTGATGCCGGAAATAATTTTGTAAAGCTGATAAAACCAATAGTATCCAGGACATTTAAACCGAATGTTATCACTGATATAGGCGGTTTTTCAGGGTTTTATTCAATGCCTGTACAGGATATGAAGAACCCGGTTCTTGTGGCATCAACAGACGGTGTTGGCACAAAACTGAAAGTTGCCTTTATGATGGACAAACATGACACAGTAGGCATTGACCTTGTTGCCATGTGTGTAAACGATATAATTGTTCAGGGTGCAACACCCCTTTTCCTGCTTGATTATATAGCAATGGGAAAACTTGATGTTAACAGGTGTGTGGAGATAGTAAAAGGCATATCAGCGGGCTGCATAGAGGCAAACTGCTCTCTTATAGGAGGTGAGACTGCTGAAATGCCCGGTTTTTACAGTGAAGGGGAGTATGATCTTGCCGGATTCGTTACCGGGATCGTGGATAATGACCAGCTCCTTGATGGTTCTGAGATTGCCTTTGGTCACCAGCTCATAGGTATCAGTTCAAGCGGACTGCATAGCAATGGATACAGCCTTGCAAGGAAGATCTTTTTTGACCAGTTGAAGATGAAGGTTACTGACTATGTGGATGAATTCGGAAAGACCCTTGGCGAAGAGCTCCTTACCCCCACAAGAATCTATGTCAAGACACTCAGTAACATCAGCAAGGGGTTCCGTATTTATGGGATAGCCCATATTACCGGTGGAGGGCTTACGGATAACCTCCCAAGGATAGTGCCTGCGCAATGTAAGCTTGTAATAAAAACATCATCATGGACACCTCATCCTGTTTTCCAGTATATGCAAAAGGCCGGGGAAATTTCTGATGAAGATATGCTGAGGACATTTAACAATGGTCTTGGCCTTATCATAGTAGTAAGCGAAGATGAGCTGAGCGATGCCCTGGAGCGCTTTAAATCTGTGGGTGAAACGGCCTATCATATAGGGTCGGTTGAGGCGCGTGGCAAGGATGATCAACCTGTTGAGTATGTAAAATGA
- a CDS encoding rhomboid family intramembrane serine protease has product MLPLRDTISSKNYPVVNNILIAVNIFFFLIQLSQGTSFDSFIRVYGLVPARYTVPEIGRMFNPLEQVIALVSFMFLHGGFWHLLGNMWSLYIFGDNIEDRLGHVRYLIFYLLSGIASGVLHLALNPHSTIPTIGASGAIAGVMGAYMILYPRSKILTLIPLFFIPYLIEVPAFIFLGIWFLLQFLNAAGSPAHGGGIAWWAHIGGFIAGIIFLKMLLVTPRSGIGDKLRVATSKKGTPGLQNIHTTSTTENPDLSGDIVISPLEAIHGTRKMVNIPWGFQQRLFRVTIPPGVKDGSMLRLRGMGKRISYDRSGDLFLKVLVRE; this is encoded by the coding sequence ATGTTACCATTACGAGATACAATTAGTTCAAAAAATTACCCGGTTGTTAACAATATATTAATTGCTGTAAATATCTTTTTTTTTCTGATCCAACTGTCTCAGGGAACCAGCTTTGATTCATTTATACGCGTCTACGGGCTTGTTCCGGCAAGGTACACGGTGCCGGAGATAGGGAGGATGTTTAATCCACTTGAACAGGTAATAGCCCTTGTTTCATTTATGTTTCTTCACGGCGGGTTCTGGCATCTTTTAGGTAATATGTGGTCATTATATATATTCGGTGACAACATAGAAGACAGGCTTGGTCATGTAAGGTACCTGATTTTTTATCTGCTGAGCGGCATTGCATCAGGCGTGTTACATCTGGCGCTGAACCCCCATTCCACCATACCCACGATAGGGGCGAGCGGGGCTATTGCAGGTGTAATGGGAGCTTACATGATTTTATATCCAAGGTCAAAGATACTTACGCTGATACCTCTCTTCTTTATCCCATATTTAATAGAGGTGCCTGCCTTTATATTCCTTGGTATCTGGTTTTTACTGCAATTTTTAAATGCGGCAGGATCACCGGCTCATGGCGGCGGTATTGCCTGGTGGGCCCATATAGGAGGCTTTATCGCAGGGATAATCTTTTTAAAGATGCTGCTGGTCACCCCAAGGTCAGGCATAGGCGATAAACTGCGTGTGGCTACATCAAAAAAAGGGACACCAGGGTTGCAGAATATTCATACGACCAGTACCACAGAAAACCCTGATCTTAGCGGCGATATTGTGATAAGCCCGCTGGAGGCAATACACGGAACAAGAAAAATGGTCAATATACCCTGGGGATTTCAGCAAAGGCTTTTCAGGGTAACCATACCGCCTGGTGTAAAGGATGGCTCCATGCTCAGGTTAAGGGGTATGGGAAAGAGGATATCTTACGACCGGAGCGGTGATCTTTTTCTTAAGGTGCTTGTTCGTGAATAA
- a CDS encoding protein kinase — translation MEESSVDRSFSESLAGIKNIGRYEIVSKLGRGGSGIVFLAKDPYIKRKVAIKIAQTPTDRSREKFLVEAQSAGQFSHPNIVSIHDAGVQADFCYIAMEYIEGHTLNRYCDKNNLLPLQKVIEIILSVCSALDYSHRMGIIHRDIKPANIMLDEEGLTKITDFGVAQMIEDIPSAGFFGTPSYMSPEQVKESAIGFQSDIFSVGCVLYELLSGEQAFPGDNNFSIIYKIINTEPPTILSIRNDLPEIMGDIVKKAIAKNAGARYQTCTELAYDLRIALRGISGSAVSSDKIKDVADYISHLKFFQSFPHDEVKEIVSLSQILKIENGKKIVSEGEIDDTFYILMSGRAGVRKSSSLIATINTGDCIGEMALIGSQKRIADVTAETDCILLKISASLLDNASDSLKHLFFKNFAVTLVQRLSTSSRNR, via the coding sequence ATGGAAGAGAGCTCAGTAGACAGAAGTTTTTCAGAGAGCCTTGCAGGCATAAAAAATATCGGCAGGTATGAAATAGTCTCAAAACTAGGCCGGGGCGGTTCAGGCATTGTGTTTCTGGCTAAAGACCCCTATATAAAAAGAAAGGTGGCAATCAAGATTGCCCAGACCCCAACAGACAGGTCAAGGGAGAAATTTCTTGTTGAGGCGCAGTCAGCAGGGCAGTTCAGCCACCCAAACATAGTATCTATCCATGATGCGGGTGTACAGGCAGATTTCTGCTACATTGCAATGGAGTATATTGAGGGGCACACCCTTAACAGATACTGTGATAAAAATAATCTTCTTCCCCTCCAAAAGGTTATTGAGATCATATTGAGCGTATGCAGCGCCCTTGACTACAGCCACAGGATGGGGATTATCCACAGGGATATTAAGCCTGCCAATATCATGCTCGATGAAGAGGGTTTAACCAAGATCACCGATTTCGGGGTTGCCCAGATGATAGAGGATATACCTTCAGCCGGTTTTTTTGGCACCCCGAGCTATATGTCACCTGAACAGGTCAAGGAATCTGCAATCGGTTTTCAGAGCGATATCTTTTCAGTTGGCTGTGTATTGTATGAACTCCTTTCCGGGGAGCAGGCATTTCCTGGTGATAATAATTTTTCTATTATCTATAAAATAATCAACACAGAGCCTCCGACTATACTTTCCATACGAAATGACCTGCCTGAGATAATGGGTGATATTGTTAAAAAGGCAATCGCAAAGAATGCAGGTGCAAGGTATCAGACATGCACTGAGCTTGCCTATGATCTGAGGATTGCACTAAGGGGCATATCAGGCTCTGCAGTAAGCAGTGACAAGATAAAGGATGTGGCCGATTACATATCACACCTTAAATTCTTCCAGAGCTTCCCCCATGACGAGGTAAAAGAGATAGTGTCACTGAGTCAGATACTCAAGATAGAAAATGGGAAAAAAATAGTCTCTGAAGGAGAGATAGACGATACATTTTATATACTGATGAGCGGAAGGGCCGGAGTCAGGAAAAGCAGCAGCCTTATAGCCACCATAAATACTGGAGACTGTATTGGTGAGATGGCCCTTATAGGGAGCCAGAAGAGGATAGCAGATGTTACAGCCGAAACAGACTGCATCCTGTTAAAGATCAGCGCATCACTACTTGATAATGCATCCGATTCCCTGAAGCATCTCTTTTTTAAAAACTTCGCGGTAACACTGGTCCAGAGATTATCCACATCCTCCAGAAATAGATAG